Genomic window (Sediminispirochaeta smaragdinae DSM 11293):
GCGTATCGCCTGTTCGCTGAGCTTCTTATCAATCACCGATCCTAAGGTGAATCCGGAAGCCATGCCGGGCAGTGCCGCAAGGACCAGCATCATTACGCTTTTTGTCAGAAGTCCGCTCACGATATACGTGACAATTCTGAAGATATTTTCAATCAGGAAGACAAAACAAATATTCCCGCGAAAGGCTTGACGGTTTTTGCTTGTCCGTTCGATGTAGGCTACAAAGAAGAGATTGATACCATAGAGACCAGCGGTGATACCAGAACAAAATGAAACGATTCCCAGGATCACTTTATTCGGGTGCATCGTTTTCGTCCGGTCTCTCGTTATCATCTCTATACCGATACCGATGACAAGTATGCCCAGGAAGGCCTTAAGAAGCCAGGAGCTTGCATACTTTAGCAGCATTGTACCGGGGATAATCCCGCAGAGAATGCACAGGATGATGAACAGGGAGGTACGGATCGAAAAGGCCTTACGATTTTGCCAGGACATATATGCATTGACCGGAGTAGCGAGACAGAGATTGAGCGGTGAGATAACCGAATTGTCCATTGTCATCGATAGAAGCGGGGTCGAAATAAGGGGATCCCCGAAACCGGCAAGGCCTTTGATAAAATAGCAGACAAATTCTATAAGGAAAACAAAAATATATAATTCAACTGTAGAGTTCATGTTCTTGAGCTTCGCTTCTCTGTCGGGGGCTTAAAACCAGGGGGGCGTGTTTGCCCAAATACAGGTACACATGGTATCCGATTCGTTTCGCTTCATGTGAGGCTCGCTAGAGTTGAAGGTTATGCTGTCCCCCTCTGTCAATCTGTAGCTTTCCCCCCTTATCTCCACGACCAGTTCACCCGAGAGAATCAAGCCGCATTCGCTACCGGGGTGCGCATAGGGCAGGGGACCGGTGCTTGTTCCCGGATCATATTCGTTATAGATCAACTCAATGGGACCGGCAAGATTCGGATTTAGCAGATAGAAACGTATACCCGGTCCCGGCGAAAGGAACTTTCGATTTTCTTTGTGGACCACCGGGGAGAGCCCCATCAAGTTTACCGATGTAAACATTTTAAGGTGGGAGGGTATATCAGCCTGTGTCGTATCCTGCGTTACCACATTCTCTTCGGACTGACTGTCGTTCTCTTCCACGCCATCAAAAAGAAAGCTGATGGGGATATTCATAGCATCGCAGATCTTCTTTAAGGTTGCGATCGACGGTGAGATTAAGGCCCGCTCAACTTGGCTAATGGTACTTGATGTAAGGCCTGTCAGCTCGGCAAGCTCGGATATTTTCATGTTATGTTTATTTCTCTGAGCTCGAATTCGTGATCCGAGGGTCAGATTCACTTTAGCAACATCGACATCATCACCCATAATAACCCCTTGCATGCAAATTTAGTTTCAATAAAGTACACGTGTAACTATGCCAAGAAATAGATTCAGTGTCCATAATGATATTCATCATTACTTTATTATATATCCTATAGGTTGATATTTTTATTGTAGATAAACGGCATTAGCACTTGAATCTCCTCTACATAGCTTATTTCATAAGAAATCGTATTGCAAATTATCTTGGATATTTATTTTTCTTATTCTGTAATGCCTTTCTCTGTAACAAGTTACACAGCAACCATGGACAGAATAGGAAGTGGAATTATGTATGTAAAAATTTGTTGACAGGTAAATTATTGTGACTTACAATAATTTCAGTATTAATAAATAAATTAAATGTATGGTTAATATATTACATTCTGTTTGAGGTTGCTGCGATGTGTGACTGGAGTTATTCACTGTCAAGTGCCGATTCTGCACCCGATTCCGCTCCGATTTTGTTACGAGGGGGAATCTGTTCGAATCTTGAGGTTGCTTCGATGCTGGGATATCAGGCGATCGAAATACATACACGGGAAGATGCACTTCTTGATTATACGAGGATCGCCGAAACCGCCTCCCGGTACAATGTTACCATTTCCGCGGTTGTCACGGGGCGCCTGAATACCCAGGGAGATGTAAGTCTTATTGACGACAGGCCCTATGTTACCCAAAGCGCTTTGGCCGGTATGCGCTCCTACATAGAGATGGCCGCTCATCTTAAAACCAATCTGATTATAGGCTGGCTCAAAGGGCGTATCCCCGATGGGGCCGACAGAACCTTGTATTTGGATCGTCTGGCCCGGAATCTCCGTCTTATCTGTAAAGAGGCGGAGGAGAAGGGGGTCAAGGTTTTTATCGAGGTCATTAATCGGTACGAGGTGAATATTTTCACTACGGCTAAAGAAACCGTGGAGTTTCTTGATGCCTGGGATATTCCCAACTGTTATGTCCACCTGGATACATTCCATATGAACATCGAGGAAGAGGACCCCATTGATGCAATTCACGTTTCAGGAGCCCGCCTCGGCTATTTCCACGTGGCGGACAACACCCGTTTCTATCCTGGAAGCGGCACCCTCGATTTTACTTCGTATTTGTCTGCACTAAAAGATATTAACTATGCCGGCTTTATATCTGTCGAGTGTCTGCCCGTTCCCGACGGAAAAACCGCGGCAAAGAAGGCATTGGCATATCTGAAGAACATAGAAAAGGAAATATGAGGAGGAGCATTCATGCGCGCATTTTATGTTGAGGCGGAGTTCGAACCTAAGCCGGGATACAAGCTTTCTGAAAGAGAGTTGAGTACAAGGCGTGCGGCAAGGGGAAATTCTGTTTGGAAGAATATACGAGGTTCGGTCACCGATCGCCCCGATCCCCATCCTAAAGACGATGAGGTTTTAATCAAGGTGGGGGCTGCCGGCATTTGTGGGACGGACGCACATCTGCTGCTTAAAGATGAAGAGGGGTACACCAAGTATGATGGGCATAGCAAGTACCCGATCATTACCGGGCATGAATTTTCCGGCGAAGTCGTTGAGCTGGGTTCGGCTGTTCACAGCCTGAAGCTTGGTGATTTGGTCAGTGTCGAATCCATGAATTGGTGCGGCGAATGTGATGCTTGCCGAATGGGTATGTTTAATCAATGCAAAAACCTTGAAGAGCCCGGCCTAACCTTTGATGGCGGTTTTGCAGAGTATGCAGTGGTCAGGGCCAAATACTGCTACCTCCTGAACGACATAGTGGAATTCTATGGAGATAACATGACGGCCTTTGAATTGGGGGCCATGATTGAGCCTACCGGGGTTGCTTACAACGGTTTATTTGTGAGAGGTGGTGGCATTCGTCCCGGAGGGCATGTGGTTGTTTTTGGTGCCGGACCGATAGGCCTTGCCGCAATTTCCCTCATGAAAACCAGTGGTGCTGCTAAGCTTATCTGTTTTGAAACCACGGAAGAGAGGCGGAAGCTGGCGCAAGAGTGTGGGGCCGACTATGTCTATGACCCTATCGCATTGGGAAAAGAGGGAGTGAATCCGTCGGAAGTGCTGATGGATCTTACTAAAGGTAGAGGCATTGCCTTATTTGCCGAATGTTCCGGGGCGACGAATGCCACCTATCCGGTAATGGCTGGGGCACTTGCCATTGGCGGGAAAACGGTTCAAATCGGTCATTCTCTTGGAAAAACAAGTATCGATTTATATCCCTACATGTTTAACGCCGGTGGCATCAGTGGTTCCAACGGGCAGTCCGGGCAGGGAATCTATAGCGATGTGATTGCTTTGATGGCAAGCGGCAGGATCGATATGCGTAAAATGGTAACCGGCAGGGTGCACCTTGAAGATATTCAGACTGGACTTGATCAGGCTGCTGACCGCATTTCCGGAAAAATATTAGTCAGCATGAATTATAAGAATTACGGAGGTAACAGGTAATGTCAAAATGGCAAATCCCGGCAAAGGGTGGACATATGGAAAAGAATACCGGTGTCTACTATCAGAACATGACGAACAAAGATGTGGAAGAACGTCTTGAAAAGAATGACGTAATCCTGATTCCGGTAGGTTCTACGGAAAATCATGGAGCAAATGCTCCTTATGGTGAAGATACCTACCTCGATACCAGGCTCTGCGAGCAGGTTGCTCTTGCTACCGGTTGTACCGTTGCACAGCCCATTTGGTATGGTTCTCATCCCTACCACCATCTGGGCATGCCCGGGACGATCATGATCCCCGAGGAAACACTGGCCGACTATCTTTGCTACGTGTTTGCAGGATTCTGGAATACCGGTTTCCGGAAAATGATTGTAGTGAATGGCCACGGTCAGGATTATGTTATTCCCCTTGCCATTCATAAATTCGGCAAGAAATTTCAGGTACCGGGTATTGTCCTTTACGTGCACTTTTGGAATGCCGCCAGAAATCCCGAAACGGGATTGACCGATCTTGCGACCAAGGATCAGGGCGGTGTGTATAATACTCCTTTTGTCCACGCCGACGAGGTTGAACAGTCTTTTGCCCTTGCCTTGTTTCCCGAGCTCTGCAAACAGGAGAATGCAGTTGTCACCAAGCCCTCTCCCATGCTGCCTCCGGGGCATATCAATAATTCTGCAGAAAACGGGGTCGGCCCGATTAAATGGTATAATGCTTTCGGCAGTGTCGGTATGGAGTGTATCTGTACTCCGGAAGGGGTCATTGGGGATCCGACCATGGCGGATGCTGAGAAGGCCCGTGCCGGGGTCGAGCACACGCTTAACTACCTTGAAAAACTGGTAAACGACATCATTACAAAATATCCGGCCGGAAAGTTGCCGCCTATCGATAAGGTCACGCAGCGCAATCGTGAAGATATCGAAGCCGTAATCAAGGGGCCGACAAAGGGAGGGCGGCATATCTATACGCTTACCTATTAAGGCCTATTAAGGGCTTAGTGAAAAATCTAAAGACAAATAAGAATCTTTTCAGGAGGGTTGTTAATGAAAGCCAACATAGCTTTTCTGCATGGGCCTGAGGATCTTAGGATCGAAGAGGTGGAACTGCCGCCTCTCAAACCAAACGAGATCCTCATCAAGCTTAAGGCCTGTGGTATCTGTGGATCCGATGTTGAGTGCTACGAGGGGAAATCTGCAGAGGGCCGCTACGATATAGCTCCCTACACCCCCGGTCATGAATGGGCGGGGCAGGCTGCCGAGGTAGGAAGCGCTGTCACCAGTGTAAAGGTCGGCAACAAGGTTGTCGGGGATTGTGTGCTTCCCTGCTTCAACTGTGCGAATTGTAAAGATGGCAAAATGCCTTCTGCCTGCCTGAATATGCGCGAGGTGGGATTTCGGCCCGATTCTCCCGGGGGAATGGGCGAGTACATGATCCTTGAAGAGTGCTATACCCACGTGATTCCAGACGATTGGGCATATGAGCTTGGTGCATGGGTCGAGACCTTCAATGTAGGCTACTGGGGCGTGTGGGGAAATGGATGTGATCCCGATGCTTCGGATGACTGCGTTATTATTGGTGCCGGACCTATCGGTCTGTGTGCTTCAATGGTGTGTAAGACTTCCGGCGCACAAGTCATTGTAGTCGATCCCCTTGCTTCTCGACGGGAGACGATTCTCAAGTACGGAGCGGATCACACGGTGGATCCGTCCAAGCCTGGATATCTTGACGAGATCCTCCGTTTGACCAATGGCCGTGGGCCGTCTGTGGTTATTGAAGCATCGGGCAACGATAACGGCATAGCGTCGCTCTTCGATATTGCGGGACACAGTGCACGGGTTGGATTAATAGGCCACTCCATCGGCCGCAAGGTTCCTGTCGAAATTGGTAAAACTATCTGGAAAACGCTGAAGATCGCAGGTTCCGGCGGGACGGACAAATGGTTTCCCCGAACCATTCGTTTCCTTTCACGCATTAAAGACAATTATGATTTTGCTGCTTTGAATACACATCATTTCAATTTTAAGGATATCCATAAAGCCTTTGATGTCGCATGTCATGATAAGGCAAACGCCCGCAAAGTTATGCTGACGTTCGACGAATAAAGTTTTTTGTGGTGGGGCACTTCCTCATCGATCTACCAAGCGGAAGTGCCCATAATATTCACGTATTAGGGAAAAAGCTAATGAAACTGGGTTATAATGAAGCCACTTGCATGAAGCGGTCGACGGTTGAAAACGACTTGGTGCTTTGTGAGAGGTATGGATATGAGTATATCGAACTTCGACTAGACATGCTTAAAAAATATCTAGAAAAAAATACTCTTGCCGACTTGCAATCTTTTTTTCGTTCCAGCCGTCTTAAACCGTATGCATTCAATTCGATAGAAAATATCAATTTTTGTTCTGCCGACCAATGGGATACATTGATTTCGCTTTTTACCTTTGGATGCGAAATTGCACAAGCAATAGGTAATCCTTATCTTATCGTTGTCCCTACAATGGGAGACGATATGCATAAAAAAAGTAAAGACGATGTATATAGCGACAGCGTTGAGGTCCTAAATAAGCTTGCGGATATTGCTAAGCCTTACAAGGTAAAGCTTGCTTTTGAGCCTATTGGTGATAAGCGATGGTGTGTACGTAGCCTTGAACAGGCCTTGGAAATTGTTCATGCAGTGGATCGCCCCGACGTCGGCGTTGCTTTGGATTCAATAAATCTTTTTCTCTATAACCGACTATCCAATATTGATTCAATTGATGACGTTCCGTTGGATAAACTTTTCGTTTATCACGTTAACGATTGTGAAGATCTTCCTTTGGGTGTGTTGGATCACTGCCATCGTCTGTACCCCGGTGACGGAATTATTCCATTAGCGAAAATCAGCGATAAACTGCATAAAAAAGGTTACGAAGAGATATGCTCGGTAGAGTTGTTCCGTCCAGAGTATTGGGAACTTGATCCGGAAAAAGTTATTCGAACAGCATCTCAAAAAGCACAACGATTTTTGTAGTAAAAGGGAATGGCTTATGCTGTTTCCCAAAAAACGGTTGGAGGGTTTTGTATATGCAAAAGAGAGGAAACGGGAAAAACTTATTAATGTTTTGTTCATTTGTATTAACAGTATTTTTGTTGTTTGGCTGTACGGAAAAAGAAAGCAATGCTGCTTCTTCCGGACCAAAGGATATTAAAAACATCAAAGTTGGTGTCTCTGTTGGGCATACACAGGAAGAGCGATGGCAACGTGAAATAGATATGTTTAGAGCGTATGCAAAAGAACATGGCTTCGAATTATTAGTTCAATCTGCCGAGAATAATGCACAAAAACAAGTTTCCCAATGCGAAAATCTTATAAATCAAGGGATTGATGTTCTTATCTTACAATCTCTGGATGCATCTGCCGTTGCTCCTATCATAACTTCTGCTCACGATGCTGGTATTAAAGTTATTTCATATGATAGGTTTGCATTAAATTGCGACTTAGATTATTACGTGACGTTTGACTCCTTTAAGGTTGGTGTTACACAGGCCAATTTTGTTATCAACAAAGTCGATAAAGGAAATTTTATTTGGCTCAAGGGTGCAGCGGAAGATAACAATGCACATCTTGTAGCGGCCGGTCAGAAAAGTGTGTTACAGCCCTATATCGACCGGGGGGATATTAACATCGTTCTCGAACAATGGTGTCGAGGCTGGGACCCGAACGAGGCCCTAAAGAATGTTGAGAATGGTCTTACGCTGACGAATAACGACATACAGGCTGTTATTGCTTCCAATGACGGAACAGCAGGAGGAGCCATACAGGCTTTGGCTGCTCAGGGTTTGAATGTTCCAATTTCAGGCCAGGATGCAGATCTTGCTGCTTGCCAGCGTATTGTTGAAGGAACGCAAACAGGAACTGTGTATAAACCTCTTGCAAAATTGAATCGTGCTGCCATGGAGCTTGCTGTTGCGATTGCGACAGGGAAGGATCCGCAATCCTCAATCGATAGTTCGCTTGGAGTATGGACAACTTTGGATAATAACTATAAGCAGGTCGACAGCTTTTCTGTAGATGTTATTGCAATTGATAAGGATAACCTTTACGACATTCTAATTGCGCGGGATAAATTTCACACTCTGGAAGAAGTTTATAAGAATCTACCAAAAAGTGAGTGGCCTGAAAAATAGCAAATACTTTTAGAATAAAGGATTATAGGTGTGCCTTCCTTGTTTTGAGGGAGGCACGTATGTTTTTCGACGATACAGAATGAAGGGGAAAGGGTCTGTGCAAGAGAAAAATATACTGGAAATGAGAAAGATCACCAAATTATTTCCAGGCGTAAAAGCTTTGGATAAGGTTGATTTCAAAGTGACAGAGGGAACCGTTCATGCACTGGTTGGAGAGAATGGTGCGGGGAAATCAACTTTAATTAAGATTATCAGCGGAGTGTACCCATATAATACCTATAGCGGAAAAATGCTTATACATGACAATGAAGCAAAGTTTTTTAGCATCAAGGAAGTAGAAAGGGCCGGTATTGCCTGTATTCATCAGGAATTAAATTTAGTTCCGGAAATGAGTGTTGCCGAGAATATTTTTCTCAATGAGAAGCCTACTCGGTATGGCTTTATTGACTTTGATGCAATGTATGCAGAAACCTTATCTTTGCTTAAACAGATTGGCATGAACACTACAGATACTATTCTTATACGTCCCGATGAAAAGGTTAAGAATCTTGGTATTGGTCAAAAGCAAATGGTGGAAATCGCAAAGGCTTTGGCGAAGGACGTTAGCCTTCTTATTCTGGATGAACCAACCTCTGCCCTTACAGAATCAGAAGTCGATGTATTACTCGGGATTATTGACGGGCTGCGATCAAAAGGTGTGACGTGTATTTATATATCTCATCGTTTAGATGAAGTAATGCGCATTGCCGATGAGATAACCATCTTGCGTGATGGAAAGACCATCGATTCAAGAAAGCGATCGAATATTGATAAAGAGACTATGATTAAATTAATGGTCGGTCGTGAACTGACGAATATGTTTCCGAGAGTTCCTCATAAAAGAGGCGATCTGGTTTTTGAAATTAAGAATTATTCTGTTGAGAATCCCGATGTCCCAGGGCGAAAATTGATCGATAATGTAAACTTGAAGGCTTATCGGGGAGAAATACTTGGTATAAGTGGCCTTATGGGTGCAGGACGTACTGAACTATTTACATCCGTGTTCGGTGCTTTTCGTGAAAAAGGTGAAGGTGAAGTCTGGATCGACAATAAAGACGTAATAATTAAAAGTCCATTAGATGCATTGAAGCATGGATTGGCAATCATTAGTGAAGATCGCAAAAAATTAGGGCTTAATCTCTTAATGGATATAAAAGAAAATGTTACCCTTGCTGCTTTGAAAAAAGTATCAAGAGCCGGTATTTTAGATGCAGATAAAGAAGTCGCTTATACAAAAGATTATGTGGACACCATCAGAATCGTTGCTCCCAATATTAGTGTAAAAGTTTCTACGCTTAGTGGTGGTAATCAGCAAAAAGTTGTCATCGCGAAAGCTTTATTTTGTGATCCAAAAGTAATTATCCTCGATGAACCTACCAGGGGAATCGATGTCGGAGCAAAATATGAAATCTATAAAATCATGAATGACCTGGTAGAGAAAGGCGTAGTAGTTATCATGATTTCTTCCGAAATGGAAGAAATACTTGGAATGAGCGACAGAATATTAACTATGGCCGGTGGAAAGATCACTGGGGAATTTGATGTTGCCGAAGCGACACAAGAAAAACTGCTGCAGGCGTCGGTTGCAGGGAGGTAAAAGATATGAACGATTCAGTGAAACACTATTTTTCTAAAAAAAAGATCGACATGCGTACTTTTACCATGGTCGCCATTTTGGTGATACTATGGGTTGTCTTTTCTTATCTAACCAGTAATGGTTTTAGAACACTTGGTACATCATTTCTCTCGAGTCGAAATCTGTCCAATTTGATGAGACAAATGACTATTGTGGCCATCATGGGAAGCAGCATGGTCCTGGTAATGGTTACCGGCGGAATTGATCTTTCTGCAGGTGCTGTAGTTGGCTTTATTGGTTGTACGGCGGCAGGTTTACAGGTTTTTTATAATGTGGGTACGCTGCCCACTATTATTATTTCTCTTTTGCTGGGCATGCTGGTATTTGTTCTACAGGGTTCTCTTATTGCCTATGCCGGGCTGGCGCCCTTTATTGTGACGCTCGGTGGTCAGTTGGTATTTAAAGGTTTGGTTTTGGCAATATCCAAAGGTGCAACTATTGCTCCTTTGGAGGATTCTTTACGCTATTTCGGACAAGCATACATAAGTAAGACCTTAACTACTGTTATCGGCATTGCTATAATTCTTTTTTTGTTAATGAATGAAATTCAACGGCGCTCTGGTCAGCGAAAACATGGAACCCTGTTTGAGCCTTTACAGGCTATGCTTATTCGCTGGGGAATAACAGCTGTTGGTATCTTGGTAGCCGTTTATATCATGAATAGTTATCGAGGAATGCCTGTCCCGGTCTTGATTATGTTTATCATTTCGTTTCTTTTGACTATTGTAGCGGAAAAAACAGTCTTTGGCCGCAGTATCTATGCGATTGGAGGGAATCTGGATGCCGCAAAATATTCTGGAATCAACGTAAGTAAAAATTTACTTATCGTATATACCATCCATGGGATGATGGTTGCAATAGCCGGTTTAATTCTCGCCGCTCGTCTTAATGCTGGAACAATAACTGTTACCAATATGAATCTTGAGCTTGATGCAATAGCCGCTGCTGTCATTGGAGGAACAAGCATGACCGGTGGCGTTGGTAAGGTGGCAGGCGCTATTTTCGGTGCCCTGGTGATGGCTTCTATTGATAATGGTATGAGCATGATGAATATGGATGCATTTTGGCAATACATCGTAAAAGGCAGTATTTTAGTAGCTGCTGTTTGGTTTGACATGCAGACAAGAAAAAAGGGAAATGCATAAAGGAGTGGCGTTATATGGCAAAAACAGTGCGAATAGGACTGATCGGCTTGGGTCGTATAGGAAGATTACACGGTAATAATCTCGTTGCATCGGTAAGGGGTGCTGAAGTGACAGCAGCTGCAGACATTGTGATGAATGACGAGATCCGCGATTGGGTGTCCTGCCTTGGAATAAAGAAAATTTATGATGACCCTGTAAAGCTTATACAGGACTCTGATGTTGATGCTGTTTTTATCTGTTCTTCGACAGCTTCTCATGCCGAACTGATTCTTGAAGCCTCAAAGGCAGGTAAGCATATTTTCTGCGAAAAGCCGATTCATACCGATGCTGGTGTAATAAAACATGCTTTGTCGTCGGTTAAGGCCTCTGGGGTAAAACTACAAGTAGGGTTTGTTCGCCGATTCGATCATAATCATAAAAAAGTTCATGATACCGTAGCATCTGGTGCGATGGGTCATCCTCATATTGTAAAGGTTACTTCCAGAGATCCCGAACCGCAACCAATAGAGTATGTAGCAACATCTGGTGGCATTTTCATGGATATGACGATTCATGATTTTGATATGGCTCGTTATTTATCGGGGAGCGAAGTCTCTGAGGTTGCAGCTTACGGTACTATTATGATCGATCCAGGTCTTAAAAAGTATGATGATGTAGATACGGCTATCATAATGCTTAAGTTTGAAAATGGGGCAATAGGTGTTATAGAAAATAGTAGAGCGGCTAGATATGGTTATGATCAACGCGTCGAAGTTCATTGTGACAAAGGCTGTGTTCAGGATTTTAATGATCGGATAAATACATCCATGATAAGTACTGCCGATGGAGTGTTCTGCGAGAAGCCTACGTGGTTTTTTCTCGAGCGTTATAATGATGCTTTTATTGCAGAGGCTCAAAGCTTTGTTGATGCAATTATTAACGACAGGGATCCGGAAGTCTCCGGCCTCGATGGTTTAATGCCTGTGTATATTGCCATTGCAGCAAAAAAATCCCTTCAGGAAAATCGTCCTGTTAAAATAAGCGAAGTAGTGGTATAAACTAATCGTATATAAGAATTGCTGGCTGAATCCGGTATTGGTTTAGCCAGCATATTTAATTTGCTATATTTGCTATAACAGATAAAATTTGCAGCCTCTAAAAAGCCATACATGATATCAAAAGCCTTTCGTCTGATTCCCGTGGGAGCTTTTCATGTTCCTGTCACACACACTATTGCCGGTGGTGTAACCCTGATATAAGATAATATCACGGGGGAGAAATAGATGAAGATAGGATTTAATACGGATGGACTTGGTTTTCAGCCCTTTGAGCAGATGCTGAAGACCATTACCTCCCTTGGGGTGAAAAAGCTTGAACTTCCCATGGGCAACTGGTCCTCTGCTCCTCATGTTGATCTCGATGCCCTTGTCTCGAGTAAGGATAAGCGTGATGAGTACATGGGAAAGGTCCATGCGGCAGGTGCGCATATCATTGCCCTGAATTGTTCGGGCAATCAGCTTGCGCCGGGAGCGATGGGTGAGCAGCATGAAGATGTGGTGCGGAAGACCTATAAGCTTGCAGAAGCGTGGGGCATAAAAAAGGTCATCATGATGTCGGGCCTGCCCGGAGGACCCGGCGACAGCAATCCGAATTGGATTACCACTTCCTGGCCTCCGATTA
Coding sequences:
- the iolG gene encoding inositol 2-dehydrogenase, translated to MAKTVRIGLIGLGRIGRLHGNNLVASVRGAEVTAAADIVMNDEIRDWVSCLGIKKIYDDPVKLIQDSDVDAVFICSSTASHAELILEASKAGKHIFCEKPIHTDAGVIKHALSSVKASGVKLQVGFVRRFDHNHKKVHDTVASGAMGHPHIVKVTSRDPEPQPIEYVATSGGIFMDMTIHDFDMARYLSGSEVSEVAAYGTIMIDPGLKKYDDVDTAIIMLKFENGAIGVIENSRAARYGYDQRVEVHCDKGCVQDFNDRINTSMISTADGVFCEKPTWFFLERYNDAFIAEAQSFVDAIINDRDPEVSGLDGLMPVYIAIAAKKSLQENRPVKISEVVV
- a CDS encoding sugar ABC transporter permease gives rise to the protein MNDSVKHYFSKKKIDMRTFTMVAILVILWVVFSYLTSNGFRTLGTSFLSSRNLSNLMRQMTIVAIMGSSMVLVMVTGGIDLSAGAVVGFIGCTAAGLQVFYNVGTLPTIIISLLLGMLVFVLQGSLIAYAGLAPFIVTLGGQLVFKGLVLAISKGATIAPLEDSLRYFGQAYISKTLTTVIGIAIILFLLMNEIQRRSGQRKHGTLFEPLQAMLIRWGITAVGILVAVYIMNSYRGMPVPVLIMFIISFLLTIVAEKTVFGRSIYAIGGNLDAAKYSGINVSKNLLIVYTIHGMMVAIAGLILAARLNAGTITVTNMNLELDAIAAAVIGGTSMTGGVGKVAGAIFGALVMASIDNGMSMMNMDAFWQYIVKGSILVAAVWFDMQTRKKGNA